The following proteins come from a genomic window of bacterium:
- a CDS encoding nitroreductase family protein has product MIDSGFLEVIKSRRSIRQYDNRKIDRSDICKILEAANWAPSACNAQAWHFIVLDEEEKINSMVAKGLDKAKDTPVLIFVFYRKYIRRKPINLHFADYVQSASAAIQNMLLMAHNLGIGACWINGMDIPVNKIIRKPFGYEFIALIKLGYGKSKEYKIQDRKYSIEEIMSYNKFDLPRRDILSRKEVFWEILKIKVKDNPLMKLLFSLLPSGLFKKNGSGKDIESYKIN; this is encoded by the coding sequence ATGATAGATAGCGGTTTTCTTGAAGTTATAAAATCAAGAAGAAGTATCAGGCAGTATGATAACAGGAAAATCGACAGGTCTGATATTTGCAAAATTCTTGAAGCGGCCAACTGGGCTCCTTCCGCCTGTAACGCCCAGGCCTGGCATTTTATTGTTTTAGACGAAGAGGAAAAGATAAATTCCATGGTGGCTAAAGGGCTTGACAAAGCAAAAGATACTCCGGTTCTTATCTTTGTGTTTTACAGAAAATATATCAGGCGGAAGCCGATAAATTTACATTTTGCGGATTATGTCCAATCCGCGAGCGCCGCCATTCAAAATATGCTGCTGATGGCGCATAATCTGGGGATAGGGGCCTGCTGGATAAACGGGATGGATATTCCGGTCAATAAGATTATAAGAAAGCCTTTCGGTTATGAATTTATAGCTTTGATAAAGCTGGGTTACGGCAAGTCGAAAGAATATAAGATACAGGACAGAAAATATTCAATTGAAGAAATAATGTCCTATAATAAGTTTGATTTGCCGCGCAGAGACATTTTGTCGAGAAAAGAAGTTTTTTGGGAAATCCTGAAAATAAAGGTTAAGGATAATCCGCTCATGAAGCTGTTGTTCTCCCTTTTACCTTCGGGTCTTTTTAAAAAAAACGGTTCAGGTAAAGATATTGAATCATACAAAATCAATTAG
- a CDS encoding sugar phosphate isomerase/epimerase: protein MKDSEDYKINDFALSTSLFGLSCKKAEQVIRSVKELGFRKVELGFMHSRAFIQNFSSIYKGHGITVESLHNFCPYPVTHKYPISPDIYNLSSPDAEERGKAVSNTINTIDTAAELGAGAVVVHLGYMPMQKINKLIFNMYRRLPENIYNMFIKCFLARRRKISDKYLAYTMSALEKVVSHAKKKHIRVGIETRMYPHEVPDMAEMGKILKNFNDPVLGYWHDTGHAEIKKKLKIEDSDRYFKEYSGRIIGIHLHDAKGISDHMAPGLGDIDFDAVLSGIPCDTIKVIEVHKPCEDIELKKGSAYLLQKWLEIKKKHGGRNDKGS, encoded by the coding sequence ATGAAAGATTCCGAAGATTACAAAATAAATGATTTTGCTTTATCTACATCTTTATTCGGGTTGTCCTGCAAAAAAGCCGAACAGGTGATAAGATCGGTCAAAGAACTCGGTTTCAGAAAAGTGGAACTGGGTTTTATGCACTCAAGAGCCTTTATACAAAATTTCTCTTCTATATACAAAGGCCATGGCATCACTGTGGAAAGTCTTCACAATTTTTGTCCTTATCCCGTAACGCATAAATACCCGATATCCCCGGATATATATAACTTAAGCTCTCCTGACGCCGAGGAAAGGGGAAAAGCGGTTTCAAATACCATAAATACCATTGACACCGCCGCGGAGCTGGGAGCGGGCGCCGTAGTTGTGCATCTGGGTTATATGCCGATGCAGAAGATAAACAAGCTCATCTTCAATATGTACCGGAGGCTCCCTGAAAACATCTATAACATGTTTATAAAATGCTTCCTGGCGCGCCGGAGAAAAATCTCGGATAAATATCTTGCTTACACTATGTCGGCGTTGGAGAAGGTCGTATCTCACGCGAAAAAAAAACATATACGGGTAGGCATAGAGACCAGGATGTATCCGCATGAAGTGCCTGATATGGCGGAAATGGGGAAAATACTGAAAAATTTTAATGACCCGGTTCTCGGGTATTGGCATGATACCGGCCATGCGGAGATCAAAAAAAAGCTGAAGATCGAAGACTCTGACAGGTATTTTAAGGAGTACAGCGGCAGAATAATCGGAATACACCTGCACGATGCCAAAGGTATATCTGATCATATGGCTCCCGGCCTGGGAGATATTGATTTTGATGCGGTCCTTTCCGGAATTCCCTGTGATACAATAAAAGTGATAGAAGTCCATAAACCCTGTGAAGATATCGAGTTGAAAAAAGGGTCTGCGTACCTGCTGCAAAAGTGGCTTGAGATAAAGAAAAAACACGGAGGGCGAAATGATAAAGGGAGTTAA
- a CDS encoding prepilin-type N-terminal cleavage/methylation domain-containing protein: MSDRKRNSLTGFTLIELLVVITIISILCSFLLPALREVKESAKRGICMSNLRQLYIAASFYLQDNRDTFFPYYVTEPGGRLWWFGFEAGYGSGVPEGERDIDITQAFLYPYLRSIGGVERCPSFDYDDAQWKAKFDGATYGYGYNIHGIQNKRLSGIKDLTNTVLFADCAQINTFQAPASPSNPMIEEFYYVSPYLFERLVHFRHNGCANVLFCDGHVKSLRPYAESVDTTGLKIGHKVGRINPPGDYSLFNIDN, encoded by the coding sequence ATGAGCGATAGGAAGCGAAATTCTCTAACGGGGTTCACCCTTATAGAATTACTTGTAGTTATTACGATCATTTCAATTCTCTGTTCTTTTCTGCTGCCTGCCTTAAGGGAGGTAAAGGAATCCGCAAAAAGGGGCATTTGCATGTCTAACTTAAGGCAATTGTATATTGCGGCGTCTTTTTACCTTCAGGATAACAGAGATACATTTTTCCCTTATTATGTCACTGAGCCCGGCGGAAGGTTATGGTGGTTCGGGTTTGAAGCGGGTTACGGCTCCGGTGTTCCCGAAGGCGAAAGAGATATCGATATAACACAGGCTTTTTTATACCCGTATCTCAGGAGTATCGGGGGAGTGGAAAGATGCCCGTCATTTGATTATGATGACGCGCAGTGGAAGGCAAAATTCGATGGGGCGACTTACGGATACGGCTATAATATTCACGGTATCCAGAATAAAAGACTCTCCGGAATTAAAGATCTTACAAATACGGTTTTATTCGCCGATTGCGCCCAGATCAATACTTTTCAGGCTCCGGCATCTCCTTCTAACCCGATGATTGAAGAATTTTACTATGTCAGCCCCTATTTATTCGAAAGGCTTGTTCATTTCCGGCATAACGGCTGCGCCAATGTGCTGTTTTGTGACGGGCATGTTAAATCCCTGCGGCCTTATGCGGAAAGTGTTGATACGACAGGACTAAAGATCGGACATAAGGTCGGAAGAATAAATCCGCCCGGAGATTACTCGCTTTTTAACATCGATAACTGA
- a CDS encoding flippase-like domain-containing protein — translation MKNKIYMVLRLAIGAGILFYVLTSIRMGADADYTGMSLLGKLLHNIDLLKDKILGVDKLLFTIGLALILVSYMISFIRWYFLLRVHDINIPFKRVISLGFIGVLFNNVMPSTVGGDIVKAYYATKDTSKRAAVVTTVLVDRIIGMGSLLLISVAAAPFFLFNGQLRELSAVLIAIFIFALFVFWLMLHPKLMQKISLLKKGGISGKLIEMYQAFYFYKDKTRVLIWSVIMSVILQLIMIYVQYVFIRAMGYKNADFADFLILIPAITYICAIPISIMGWGVGEAAYKTLFNLVGISSVYSVGLSLISRISMMVINLIGLPLYINHKPTESLKEIKESITLKGD, via the coding sequence ATGAAAAATAAAATTTATATGGTTTTAAGGCTTGCCATCGGCGCCGGTATCCTGTTCTACGTCCTTACTTCAATCCGGATGGGCGCGGATGCGGATTACACGGGTATGTCTTTGCTCGGGAAATTGCTTCATAACATAGACCTGTTAAAAGACAAGATCCTCGGCGTGGACAAACTGCTTTTCACGATAGGGCTGGCCTTAATACTGGTATCTTACATGATCTCTTTTATAAGATGGTATTTCCTGCTGAGAGTGCATGACATCAACATCCCCTTCAAAAGGGTCATAAGCCTCGGGTTCATCGGGGTCCTGTTCAACAACGTTATGCCGAGTACAGTGGGCGGAGATATAGTCAAAGCCTATTATGCGACAAAAGACACCAGCAAGCGCGCCGCTGTGGTAACGACTGTTCTGGTCGACAGGATCATAGGCATGGGATCCCTTTTATTGATATCCGTCGCTGCGGCGCCTTTTTTTCTTTTTAACGGACAATTAAGGGAGCTATCCGCGGTTTTGATAGCGATATTCATTTTCGCGCTCTTTGTTTTTTGGCTGATGCTTCATCCTAAGTTAATGCAGAAAATATCCCTTCTGAAAAAAGGCGGGATATCGGGAAAATTAATTGAAATGTACCAGGCTTTTTATTTTTATAAGGATAAAACCAGGGTGTTGATATGGTCCGTGATTATGTCGGTTATACTCCAGCTGATTATGATATACGTCCAATATGTTTTTATTCGCGCCATGGGGTATAAGAACGCCGATTTTGCCGATTTTCTCATACTGATTCCCGCGATTACGTATATATGCGCGATTCCGATATCCATAATGGGATGGGGTGTGGGAGAAGCCGCCTATAAAACCCTCTTTAATCTTGTGGGGATATCGAGTGTATATTCCGTCGGCTTGTCTTTGATTTCCAGGATAAGTATGATGGTGATCAATCTTATAGGGTTGCCTCTGTACATAAATCACAAGCCTACCGAAAGCCTGAAGGAAATCAAAGAAAGCATAACGTTAAAAGGAGATTGA
- a CDS encoding PEP-CTERM sorting domain-containing protein (PEP-CTERM proteins occur, often in large numbers, in the proteomes of bacteria that also encode an exosortase, a predicted intramembrane cysteine proteinase. The presence of a PEP-CTERM domain at a protein's C-terminus predicts cleavage within the sorting domain, followed by covalent anchoring to some some component of the (usually Gram-negative) cell surface. Many PEP-CTERM proteins exhibit an unusual sequence composition that includes large numbers of potential glycosylation sites. Expression of one such protein has been shown restore the ability of a bacterium to form floc, a type of biofilm.) translates to MKGVFMKKVISMFLSACLIVFVATNAFCWVEDFTSDPGWNYAGETGVSLFSWEGVSGTVGAKWQSDKLTTRYYRPLGAEVTENSSFKFGCDMQVNSLIQNPWGMQIAFGLFNSDNTGDNRTGYYDDPGSYSGYHTGDTINTFEMNYYPYQDGYGGPWFGGTVIPSIDVEPDEPGDQIKIVYSGSEVTYSAVGFDGGELPMDTWLYPEITYNAADGSVSFIIYADSGRTAVAVINGVSALASFIYTGDPFALNSFGFFSYYDYLAFDPSAPSINGSGMFDNAYFAVVPEPGSFVLFIGGLLGVLFLGKRKNKQIFFMK, encoded by the coding sequence ATGAAAGGGGTTTTTATGAAGAAAGTGATTTCGATGTTTCTCTCCGCCTGCCTTATTGTATTTGTTGCCACAAATGCGTTCTGCTGGGTTGAGGATTTTACCTCCGATCCCGGCTGGAACTATGCGGGGGAAACCGGCGTCTCTCTGTTTTCATGGGAAGGAGTTTCGGGGACGGTGGGGGCCAAATGGCAGTCCGACAAGCTTACAACGAGATATTACAGGCCTCTCGGCGCCGAAGTCACCGAAAATTCATCTTTCAAGTTCGGCTGCGATATGCAGGTTAATTCTTTAATCCAGAATCCATGGGGGATGCAGATAGCGTTCGGCCTGTTCAATTCAGACAATACGGGGGACAACAGGACAGGTTATTATGATGACCCCGGATCTTATTCCGGTTACCATACCGGCGATACTATTAACACGTTCGAAATGAATTACTATCCGTATCAGGACGGTTACGGGGGGCCATGGTTCGGAGGAACGGTTATACCTTCCATCGATGTTGAGCCGGATGAGCCCGGCGACCAGATTAAAATTGTGTATTCGGGGTCTGAGGTTACCTACAGCGCAGTCGGTTTTGACGGAGGGGAACTTCCCATGGATACATGGCTGTATCCCGAGATAACATATAATGCGGCTGACGGGTCGGTAAGTTTTATAATATACGCGGATTCCGGCAGAACCGCCGTTGCCGTAATCAACGGCGTGAGCGCTCTGGCAAGTTTCATTTACACGGGAGACCCTTTTGCTTTAAATTCTTTCGGTTTTTTCAGTTATTACGATTACCTGGCTTTTGACCCTTCCGCGCCTTCGATAAACGGAAGCGGGATGTTCGATAACGCCTATTTTGCGGTAGTGCCTGAGCCGGGTTCATTTGTTTTATTTATAGGCGGGTTGCTGGGTGTCCTGTTTCTGGGAAAACGGAAAAATAAACAAATATTTTTTATGAAATAA
- the rpsU gene encoding 30S ribosomal protein S21 encodes MPTVRVRKGESVDRALKRLKKKVDKEGIMKQVKQHRHYEKPGQKRRRKQKDAQKKKRR; translated from the coding sequence TTGCCGACCGTTAGAGTTAGAAAAGGCGAATCAGTTGACAGGGCTTTGAAACGCCTTAAAAAGAAAGTTGATAAAGAGGGCATCATGAAACAGGTTAAACAGCACAGGCATTATGAAAAGCCCGGACAAAAAAGAAGAAGAAAACAGAAAGATGCCCAAAAAAAGAAAAGACGATAG
- a CDS encoding sugar phosphate nucleotidyltransferase, whose amino-acid sequence MKGVILAGGLGTRLYPLTKITNKHLLPVYDMPMIYYPITTLVKAGIRDIMVVTGGNNAGDFLRLLGNGREFGLKRLHYAYQEGEGGIAQALSLAEEFAEGRSITVILGDNIFEKTVKKAVAGFSEAGSGAKIFLKEVAEPQRFGVPEIKGGKIIKVEEKPKKPKSKYAVVGLYMYDNSVFDIIKGLKVSGRNELEITDVNNHYIQRGLMEYEILPGWWTDAGTIESLYRSNTLIRKLRAGK is encoded by the coding sequence ATGAAAGGTGTAATCTTAGCCGGAGGTTTGGGAACAAGGCTTTATCCTCTTACGAAAATAACCAATAAGCATTTATTGCCCGTTTATGACATGCCTATGATTTATTACCCTATAACCACATTGGTGAAAGCCGGCATCAGGGATATTATGGTAGTAACGGGGGGTAATAATGCGGGTGATTTTCTCAGGCTGCTCGGCAACGGCAGGGAATTCGGTTTAAAGCGCCTGCATTACGCTTATCAGGAAGGGGAAGGCGGTATCGCCCAGGCCTTATCGCTCGCGGAGGAATTTGCCGAAGGCAGGAGCATAACGGTAATACTCGGGGATAATATATTCGAGAAAACGGTGAAAAAAGCTGTCGCAGGTTTTTCCGAAGCCGGTTCCGGAGCAAAAATATTTTTGAAGGAAGTCGCTGAACCCCAGCGTTTCGGTGTTCCGGAGATAAAAGGCGGTAAAATAATTAAAGTCGAGGAGAAACCGAAAAAACCGAAATCCAAATATGCCGTCGTGGGATTATATATGTATGATAACAGCGTTTTCGATATTATAAAAGGGCTTAAAGTTTCGGGGAGAAATGAACTGGAGATTACCGATGTCAATAACCACTATATACAAAGGGGCCTTATGGAATATGAAATCCTCCCGGGCTGGTGGACAGACGCGGGGACGATCGAGTCTCTTTACAGGTCAAACACCCTGATAAGAAAATTGAGGGCCGGGAAATAA
- a CDS encoding ABC transporter ATP-binding protein: MNELLKLESVSAGYGFADVLSDISFSVKKGAFTVVAGPNGSGKSTLVRALGNSIKITGGKISYMGKDISSFSGKSYARELTVVPQESKIIYDYDVEEYISMGRYPYTGFWGSLTGKDNDEIDSVVLKCEIGELRNKAINNLSGGERQMVFLARALCQRTNVLVMDEPLTYLDIKHQKLIMNILKIINGTLGTTVILIAHELNPVLECCSEIILLKEGKIFDKGVTEKIVTRETLSELYETDVNVGCYKGKRMVY, encoded by the coding sequence ATGAATGAATTGCTAAAACTGGAATCTGTATCGGCCGGATATGGTTTTGCAGATGTCTTATCCGATATATCTTTTTCCGTAAAAAAAGGCGCGTTTACCGTTGTCGCGGGTCCGAACGGCTCGGGAAAAAGCACTTTAGTGCGCGCTTTGGGTAACAGTATTAAAATAACAGGGGGAAAAATATCTTATATGGGAAAGGATATCAGCTCTTTCAGCGGCAAGTCCTATGCCCGTGAATTAACGGTTGTCCCCCAGGAGTCAAAAATAATTTATGATTATGATGTGGAAGAATATATTTCAATGGGAAGATATCCATATACCGGATTCTGGGGTTCGCTGACAGGGAAGGATAACGACGAGATCGATTCGGTTGTTTTGAAATGTGAAATCGGGGAGCTCAGGAATAAGGCGATTAATAATCTGAGCGGCGGGGAAAGGCAGATGGTTTTTCTTGCAAGGGCGCTGTGCCAGAGAACAAATGTTTTAGTTATGGATGAACCGCTGACTTATCTTGATATAAAACATCAGAAGTTGATAATGAATATACTGAAGATAATCAACGGGACGCTGGGGACCACAGTTATCCTGATAGCCCATGAATTGAACCCCGTCCTGGAATGCTGTTCCGAAATAATACTTTTGAAAGAGGGAAAAATCTTCGACAAAGGCGTAACGGAAAAAATTGTGACGCGGGAAACCCTTTCCGAACTTTATGAAACCGATGTCAATGTCGGCTGTTATAAAGGAAAGCGCATGGTATATTGA
- a CDS encoding WxcM-like domain-containing protein yields MIKGVKIFEYEKYSDKRGWLNEVWRSDVIDFQPEMGYISMTLPGKSRGPHEHRKQTDYFIFMGTSEFLVKLWDSRKSVEDRIIAAEGKITVIMVPPGIIHGYKNTGRSNGLVLNMPDKLYGGKNRKYAVDEIRHEESGRYIMD; encoded by the coding sequence ATGATAAAGGGAGTTAAGATATTTGAATATGAAAAATATTCCGATAAAAGGGGTTGGCTTAATGAGGTATGGAGATCGGATGTGATTGATTTTCAGCCTGAAATGGGCTATATATCGATGACCTTACCGGGTAAATCCAGAGGGCCTCACGAACACAGGAAACAGACCGACTATTTTATATTTATGGGAACTTCCGAATTTTTGGTAAAGTTATGGGACAGCAGAAAATCCGTAGAAGACAGGATTATAGCGGCTGAAGGAAAAATAACGGTTATAATGGTGCCGCCGGGTATAATACACGGTTATAAGAACACAGGCAGATCAAACGGCCTGGTATTGAATATGCCGGATAAATTATACGGCGGTAAGAACAGGAAATACGCCGTTGATGAGATAAGGCACGAGGAGTCGGGCCGGTATATAATGGATTAG
- a CDS encoding riboflavin synthase, which yields MFTGIISSLGAVEKIDKKVKNPVISVITGGENFLDDVKQGSSISVNGACLTVISAGKNRFAAELSAETISRTIFKSCKKGDLLNLEKAVTPGKYFDGHMVTGHIDGCAKVVEIRSKNGREIYFEVPEELSAHIADKGSIAVNGVSLTVCRPRNNSFSVHVIPHTWDSTNLRMLRRGDLVNVEVDIISKYIEKHLSGKKTGRITKERLKEQGYIR from the coding sequence ATGTTTACGGGTATCATATCTTCGCTGGGCGCGGTGGAAAAGATTGATAAAAAAGTGAAAAATCCGGTAATATCCGTCATTACCGGCGGCGAAAATTTTCTTGATGACGTTAAACAGGGAAGCAGCATAAGCGTTAACGGAGCATGTCTTACGGTCATTTCCGCCGGTAAAAACAGATTTGCCGCGGAACTGTCGGCGGAGACAATATCCAGGACGATTTTCAAATCCTGCAAAAAAGGCGATCTTTTAAATCTTGAAAAAGCCGTCACCCCGGGGAAATATTTTGACGGGCATATGGTTACCGGCCATATAGACGGCTGCGCGAAAGTCGTTGAAATACGCTCAAAAAACGGCCGGGAGATTTATTTTGAAGTTCCCGAAGAATTAAGCGCTCATATAGCCGACAAAGGTTCAATCGCTGTAAACGGGGTCAGCCTGACCGTATGCAGGCCCCGGAATAACAGTTTTTCCGTGCATGTTATCCCTCACACATGGGATTCAACAAATCTCAGGATGCTTAGGCGCGGAGACCTTGTAAATGTCGAGGTGGATATAATATCTAAGTATATTGAAAAACATTTATCCGGTAAAAAAACCGGGCGCATAACTAAAGAACGCCTTAAAGAACAGGGTTATATCCGGTGA
- a CDS encoding iron ABC transporter permease, whose protein sequence is MKKRAKNKNIYFVLFTVLLVSLFIVSLSIGPVTISFKDTYAHFFGQYNPVIQLRLMRALMAVITACGLAAAGVILQCLLRNPLADPYVLGISAGSATGAVMAIISGLNMYVFILPVPMFFAFIGAMASIFVVYRLAVFRGRLSVQNLVLAGIAINALLSSLLLFTIYASRTEAVHGIVWWLLGSFQLFETKVLIFSGSIVFICLLASVPFLKELNVISLGEDMATYVGVNVEFLKTYFFIISGILTAAVVSSVGMIGFVGLVIPHIARKLFGPDTRYLFGFSILIGAIFLILSDIFCRLIFAPAELPVGVITSLVGAPFFIFVLIKTRNEQ, encoded by the coding sequence ATGAAAAAACGCGCTAAAAATAAAAATATCTATTTCGTTTTATTCACGGTCTTACTGGTATCCTTATTTATAGTATCACTTTCAATAGGACCCGTAACTATAAGCTTTAAAGACACATATGCTCATTTTTTTGGACAATATAACCCTGTAATCCAACTTCGTTTAATGAGAGCTTTGATGGCGGTTATAACGGCATGCGGCCTGGCCGCGGCAGGTGTTATTCTTCAGTGTCTTTTGAGAAATCCGCTTGCCGACCCATATGTTCTCGGTATTTCGGCCGGTTCCGCGACAGGGGCTGTTATGGCGATAATATCCGGTTTAAACATGTATGTTTTTATCCTGCCTGTTCCTATGTTTTTTGCTTTTATAGGAGCTATGGCATCAATATTCGTGGTTTACAGGCTTGCTGTCTTCAGGGGCCGTCTGTCCGTCCAGAACCTTGTGCTTGCCGGCATAGCCATCAATGCGCTTTTATCAAGCCTGCTGCTTTTTACGATTTATGCTTCCAGGACCGAAGCGGTGCACGGGATTGTATGGTGGCTGCTCGGGAGTTTTCAGTTATTTGAGACAAAGGTATTGATATTTTCCGGCAGTATCGTATTTATCTGCCTTTTGGCGTCAGTGCCTTTCTTAAAAGAACTGAATGTAATATCTTTAGGCGAAGATATGGCGACTTATGTCGGGGTTAATGTGGAATTTTTAAAAACCTATTTTTTTATTATTTCCGGTATTCTTACAGCCGCTGTTGTCTCAAGCGTGGGCATGATAGGTTTTGTCGGGCTTGTTATACCGCATATCGCAAGAAAGCTTTTCGGCCCGGATACAAGGTATCTTTTCGGTTTTTCAATCCTGATAGGGGCGATATTCCTTATCCTGTCGGATATATTTTGCCGGCTGATTTTTGCCCCGGCGGAACTGCCGGTGGGCGTAATTACATCACTGGTCGGAGCCCCTTTCTTTATTTTTGTGCTGATAAAGACGAGAAATGAACAATGA
- a CDS encoding helical backbone metal receptor, whose protein sequence is MRLYCLCILSFTVFISRGAAADDFRIVCLAPDANEIIFDIGADKYLVGITEECDYPPASGTIPKVGSFSFPCVESIIAKDPDVIITSGLEQSKLNEDLKKFGFKTVEIFPSDLNGMFDAYKKIGEICGMESNAEECVNRIKKDVDDVKSRSSKFNYTPKIYLEIWDRPLMTVSGESFLNEIIRISGGVNITGQYPRAYCRINSEVIIKHDPDIIIILHGDYKDMLSREGWQNIAAVKSGYVFNDIDRDTLVRAGPRLADGLRQIYLKVKKYNDEKTR, encoded by the coding sequence GTGAGATTATATTGTCTGTGCATATTATCCTTCACTGTTTTCATATCCCGGGGCGCGGCGGCGGATGATTTCAGGATTGTCTGCCTTGCTCCCGATGCGAACGAAATAATATTCGATATCGGCGCCGACAAATATCTCGTCGGAATAACCGAAGAATGCGATTATCCTCCTGCTTCGGGGACAATACCCAAAGTGGGGAGTTTTTCATTCCCGTGTGTTGAGTCTATCATTGCGAAGGATCCCGATGTAATAATAACTTCCGGCCTGGAACAGAGCAAGTTGAATGAGGATCTGAAAAAATTCGGCTTTAAAACAGTGGAAATCTTCCCGTCCGACCTGAATGGTATGTTTGACGCTTATAAAAAAATAGGGGAGATATGCGGGATGGAGAGTAATGCCGAAGAATGCGTCAATCGTATTAAGAAAGATGTAGATGATGTAAAATCCAGATCTTCAAAGTTTAATTATACCCCTAAAATATATCTGGAGATATGGGACAGGCCCCTGATGACCGTTTCGGGAGAATCTTTTTTGAACGAAATCATAAGGATATCGGGAGGGGTCAATATAACAGGGCAATACCCCAGGGCATATTGCAGGATAAATTCGGAAGTTATCATAAAGCATGACCCTGATATTATAATAATACTTCACGGTGATTATAAAGATATGCTTTCCAGGGAAGGATGGCAGAACATAGCGGCGGTAAAAAGCGGATATGTTTTTAATGACATCGACCGGGACACACTTGTAAGGGCGGGGCCGAGACTGGCCGATGGGCTGAGACAGATATATCTGAAAGTCAAAAAGTATAATGATGAAAAAACGCGCTAA
- a CDS encoding TonB family protein produces MVSLFRNRLLLLSLLISISLHFIVLGASPTIRRLASLGKKEKYIEVLFYQPQMPLPNPKPVAMPDISPSVNVQTEKPKSESISRTVKKKIEQPKTQKKEIDREQDKQTIEKAKKEFAPQAALIKKYTLDLDSIVKIYVRLKYPEIAKKQGIEAKVVVVFCLNNKGRLTYINIPKASKSNLDEFNKAALESVKEASEHFPPFPKGIDQTEIMFSLEVVFELYD; encoded by the coding sequence ATGGTTTCTCTTTTTAGAAACAGGTTATTACTGCTGTCACTTTTGATTTCCATATCACTGCACTTTATAGTCCTGGGGGCATCTCCCACTATAAGAAGGCTCGCATCCCTGGGAAAAAAGGAAAAATATATCGAAGTCCTTTTCTACCAGCCCCAAATGCCGCTTCCGAATCCGAAGCCTGTTGCCATGCCCGATATATCGCCATCTGTAAATGTCCAGACCGAAAAACCTAAAAGTGAATCTATAAGCCGGACCGTCAAAAAGAAAATAGAACAGCCGAAAACACAAAAAAAAGAGATAGACAGGGAGCAGGACAAGCAAACAATCGAAAAAGCAAAAAAAGAGTTTGCTCCCCAGGCTGCGCTGATAAAAAAATACACTCTTGACCTGGATTCCATCGTAAAAATCTACGTAAGGCTGAAATATCCGGAAATCGCAAAAAAACAGGGCATAGAAGCGAAAGTAGTTGTTGTTTTCTGTTTAAATAATAAAGGCCGGTTAACCTACATCAATATACCGAAAGCCAGTAAGTCGAATTTAGATGAATTTAACAAGGCTGCGCTGGAATCGGTAAAAGAAGCATCCGAACATTTTCCGCCTTTCCCAAAGGGGATAGACCAGACTGAAATAATGTTCAGTCTTGAGGTGGTTTTTGAACTTTATGATTAA